The following are encoded together in the Poseidonibacter lekithochrous genome:
- a CDS encoding MauE/DoxX family redox-associated membrane protein, whose product MNYIQNNQEKIVLLFVRFALAIGFISAVADRFGFWGNAGESGIGWGDFESFQAYVAFLNPYLHLSLVPIVSWVVTILEVVFAILLIFGLYVRSTAFLSALLLLSFALSMSLTSGVKAPFDYSVFTAASAAMMLFLYLSSDKLSQKVEIKK is encoded by the coding sequence ATGAATTATATACAAAATAATCAAGAAAAAATTGTTCTCTTATTTGTAAGGTTTGCCCTTGCAATTGGATTTATATCTGCTGTAGCTGATAGATTTGGATTCTGGGGTAATGCAGGAGAAAGTGGTATAGGTTGGGGTGATTTTGAAAGTTTTCAAGCTTATGTGGCTTTTTTAAATCCATATTTACATTTATCATTAGTACCAATTGTTTCTTGGGTGGTTACAATCTTAGAAGTAGTATTTGCAATATTATTAATATTTGGATTATATGTACGTTCTACTGCATTTTTATCAGCTTTATTATTACTTTCATTTGCTCTAAGTATGAGTTTAACTTCAGGAGTAAAGGCTCCTTTTGATTATTCTGTATTCACAGCAGCAAGTGCTGCGATGATGTTATTTTTATATTTATCTAGTGA
- a CDS encoding helix-turn-helix transcriptional regulator, translated as MSYFNKDLEDIGFKLYEPCEELEPYIYNYWSIRNKIDSRKTNKILSDGSIGFTINFANPYEITLNSKDIYCNAKVILNGQSKYPMFITFEKYLDAIGIRFKVGGAYKFFDEEITSLCDKNINYDESFWGFDILYKDLLEKKNNQEKIQAIEKFLINRLKCSKKQNSEYTFDIVNFIYDNKGDISIECLCDEFSLSKRQLERIFKKEIGLSAKLFSRIVRMRNVRDSLSSLEVENLTTTGYNNGFFDQAHFIKEFKSFMNETPKNYYQNKLSMAKTLKFKKFEI; from the coding sequence ATGAGTTATTTTAATAAGGATTTAGAAGATATTGGTTTTAAACTTTACGAGCCTTGTGAAGAATTAGAACCATATATTTATAATTATTGGTCAATTAGAAATAAGATTGATTCTAGAAAAACAAATAAGATCCTAAGTGATGGTAGTATTGGTTTTACTATTAATTTTGCTAATCCTTATGAAATAACACTTAATTCAAAAGATATATATTGTAATGCAAAGGTAATACTAAATGGACAATCTAAATATCCTATGTTTATTACTTTTGAAAAATACTTAGATGCCATAGGTATTCGTTTTAAAGTCGGAGGAGCTTACAAGTTCTTTGATGAAGAGATTACTTCTTTGTGTGATAAGAACATAAATTATGATGAATCCTTTTGGGGTTTTGATATTTTGTACAAAGACTTATTAGAAAAAAAGAATAATCAAGAAAAAATACAGGCAATAGAAAAGTTTTTAATAAATAGATTAAAATGCTCAAAAAAACAAAACTCAGAATATACTTTTGATATTGTAAATTTTATTTATGATAATAAAGGTGATATTAGTATTGAGTGTTTATGTGATGAGTTTTCATTAAGTAAACGACAGCTTGAACGAATTTTTAAAAAAGAGATTGGATTAAGTGCAAAACTCTTTTCTAGAATAGTGAGAATGAGAAATGTAAGAGATTCTTTGAGTTCTTTAGAGGTAGAAAATCTTACTACAACAGGTTATAATAATGGCTTCTTTGACCAAGCCCATTTTATAAAAGAGTTTAAGTCTTTTATGAATGAAACGCCTAAAAATTACTATCAAAATAAACTATCAATGGCAAAAACATTAAAATTTAAAAAATTTGAAATCTAA